In Lycium ferocissimum isolate CSIRO_LF1 chromosome 7, AGI_CSIRO_Lferr_CH_V1, whole genome shotgun sequence, the sequence gaaaaatcgtagtgaaatacctagattgaagctttgattttgagtttttgaattgaattatacgCCGCTTTATTGCGAAGAAACTTATTCCTAGATCAATATACCACTTTTGGGTTGGAAAACAAGAAAACGATGTTTTGATCGCGTGGGACCTCGAAAAGGGACCTTTAATGGcagattttcattttattttttttgaattcggGGGGACTAGTGGGAAGAAGGAGGGCCAATATATTCAAGTTtttacgcacagattctgtgcgtaaAAGGACTTTAGTGTAAAactacactttggtccttttacGCACAAAATCTGTGCGTAAAGCCTATTtacgttctttttttttttaatgggttattttggttccaaaaatttatttttgggtttcaAAAGTCTTGCTCCCGTTTAATGACCCCCTTTCACCATTATGCGGCCATTGACCAGTACTTGaccttaattaaaatttaaattaaacataatatgtGATATTCtgaaagaaattttttataaacaataataattgaGTTTTAAACTTTCAATATAAAGTCCCCCTATTCACATTTACTATGTCACATTTCACTTTTCGTGATTCAAACAGCTCAAGATACCTTTTGCATGAACTTTGGCCAAAATTTTAAGATGTATTCTTTCATCATGTTAATATGAAAAGAattgcaattttattttttcatataatttccgAACAtctaaaatttagttttaaatgGTTGAACTAATCCAATTTAATTTAGTTTTGAAGAGTAGTTAAATGGATTTCAAAAAGcgaaacatgacaagtaaaagtgaagccGAGTAAGTATATTCTTttgtctcttcttttttctttcgcTTTCTATTGCTTTGACCTTGAGATTGCTCATATATATCCAATATAGAAGATGGATAACGACTCACTCACTATTCACTCGATTTAGGGTCGTAATCATTATATAGGAGAGATGACCCAGTGGTCGATTTAGGGTCGTAATCATTATATAGGAGAGATGACCCGGTGGTTCAACCTGTAGCATTAGAAAAGATATAGATTCATCAATTTGTTTACATACAATTAATTCCGCGTTAATAAAGACAGGTCATGCTCGTGCCCATGGACTAATAATTTCGAACTTTGAGTTTTCTTTCTTGTTATGtccaatatatatatgcacaaagAACATGACATTTTCCTTCCCTTCCTTGTAGCCTTTCCAAATTTCTTCAGTAATTCATCGGCATTCttatgtcttttttttctttggcctTCCGGACATTACAGTAATTTCAGGTGGCTCAATGGGTGGTCTTGTGCTTTTTGGCCACATCTTCATATTTGTCATAGGTTGGATGAATTTTTTTGTAGGCCTTCAAATATGTCTCCTTTTTATACCAGTGCTTAACAAATGACTCAACCTCCAAGTTCTTGTAATGAATTGCAGTAATTGCATGTGCACAAGGAATTCCTTTAAGTTGCCATGACCTACAACTATAAACCTTCTTCATGAGATTAACAACATGTTTATATGATGGATCTTTAACCTCAAAGCCAATATCACCATTAAAACGCAACTCATAATCAGCTGCATATTCAACATTCTCTGTAAGAGTTTCCACAGCCATAGGTGATACATCACCTACCCATTTTTTTAGCAAATTCTCTCATTTGATTCATCCTCTCCATAACCCTACAATAATGTGGTATATCCAGGTGGACCACTAACGAGAACAATCCCAACATATTCACACAAAAAGTTAGGTAATGTCGGAccaattttgaattttataaaaaaaaaacctagaaACTCATCAAAATAACGAAAAATGCCATTGCATGCATAACACTGCATATCAAGCATTACACTTAAATCAGTCAACAAACAATACAAAAGATGGAAACATTCAAGCAAAGATTACAAAACATTCTCCAAACCCTAAAATTGAGCAAAgagcaccaaaaaaaaaaaaagggaaaacaaagaaacaagagaAGCCTAATAAGAATAAACTAAGAAGATGTCAAGAAACTTACAACAATAGACTGGAAATCAGTGTGAAATAGCGGGAAaaatagtgaagaagaagagcaaaagccgggggtggggtgggggtgttgGTTGAACTTAGAGAAAATGTTTATGAAATGGGGTTATTGGAGGGAAAAGAGCTAATTTCCTTTGTGGCATATTTAAAACATGTGAAAATCTACGTGTATGCGGTTGTCTCACACGCTCCATGAGCTCAGATAAAAAGTGTTTAAAATGCTCATTTTTTATGGGTAGAGGAGTTTAGTTGGCAAACCCTTAAGTAGGAACACCGAGATGACAAAAATGGACAAGTATATAGGTCTACCAAACTATTCCACCTTATGTTTAATGACCCGCTTTCACCATTACGAGGCCATTGACCAGTATTTGAccataattaaaatttaaattaaaaatatgtgaTTTTCCGAAAGataactttttatatttaatagtaataataataatttagtcTTAAACTTtcaatatatactccctccgttagCTTTTACTTGTCACATTTTACTTCTCAAGAGTCAAACTGCATGAACTTTGATCAACATTTTAggatgtattttttcatcatattaatatgagaagaattgcaacttttaatttttttcatatagtTTCCGAACATTTGAAATTTTAGTCTTAAAATGttgaattaatctaatttaatttagctCTAATATTTAGTCAAAAAGAATCTCGAAAAACAAAACGTGGCAAGTAAAAGAGAAacgaagggaaatattttttttgtctcttctttcactttcttttgcTTTAACTTCGATGGATTGGTCATATCCTAACCAAtataaaatatggataatgactCATTCATTATTCACTCGATTTTGGGATCATAATCATTATGTCGAGAGGTGACCTATCCGTTCAAAGTGTAGCATTGGAAAAGGTATAGATTAACCAATTTGTTTAGGTACCAATGAATTCCGCATTAGTAAAGACAAGTCATGCACGTGCCCATGGGCTAATAATTTTCAACTTGAGTTTTCttatttacataaattgaaatattataaatacacAATAAGGGTATACTTGTCATACCAATTTCAGTATTGACAATGCTATAACCCCTATGCTATATGTTATTGCATAAAAAAATATGGTGGCGTGCCAATTTATAATTATTACTAGAGGTGATTAGCCCGTGCTGTAATTTGGATATTAATACATATGTTTCACCTTTTCCACCTAAAAATCAGtataagtatataaaattcACTATTATTTAGTATCATGTTTggttcttctttatttttctcataaATAGGAGTAATAACTAAGTTATGCGGGATTTTcgtgtatttttttaattttatatatatatgatttttgcATTATTAATGCATGCATCACATGAATCCCTATATTACTTATCTTTGCAGTATAATTCTTACTAATAACTACAATATTAACCTCTATATAACTTATATCTTAAACAAATGACCCTTAAGTAATAGCTTAGTTTAAGGTCTAACTGAAATGTGCATCTTATAATTAGTACAAACAtaaatgtatattatttttttattcaaacTCATATATCATACAATTTAAATTATGATAATGGCAAATATGTGAGGACTTTAGTCTTACATTTTAATCAGCTAATTTATGAGCTTTACTTTTTCAGTTGCTAttatatttagtttttttttttttaatttgcattATAGAAAAGGTAAACTAAAAATACCTAGGacaaaacctttttttaaaaataaaaataaaaattatcattatggaaaaggaaaactaaaaatatataggACAGAACTATATTACTACTGATGAAAATAAGAGAgaaaaggaccaaaatagtaCATTATCTTTGGATTTGGACCTAAAATCATACATATTCTTTCGCATGGAGCACTAATAATACATTATATTTGCATAAGTGGTGCACTTTTAGTCAAActcccaaatatttttttagaaatttaacggaaaagaacaaaaatgcccctgaacttttagaaaaggtataaaaataccctttattcatctattttgctaaaaCTACCCCTCAATTCAACTTTTTGTCTCATTTATTCCCTTTGACTAACGgacaacactaatttttttttaaaaaaaatgtttaaattacacatgacattttattactgaaaaattgatttatttttttttaaaagaaatctgaaaaatcGTTATTtgtagaataaggaaaaataatttttcaaaacccgtttttttaaaaaacaaatgtagtaagccttttatatatatatatataacggaattggattttcattaaaacatgtggaatttttttaaatttggaaaacttttttttaacgggtggaaaccccattttttttttagaaaattcaatttttaaatcgaaaaatcgattgtttttttaagtaaaatgtGCAAAACTAATACTCCATAGTTTTCTTCTAGATTTAAAAAAGGttttctggttttttttttttttttgttcagctttttccataaaaaattttaatcatttttacgattttgaaagaaaaattagtgTTGTCCGTTAATCTAAGGACATAAATCAGCCAAAAAAGGGGTAGttttagcaaaatagatgaataaagggtatttttatatcttttctAAAAgggcatttttgcccttttccgttatattttaaaaaatatatttgggaGTTTGACTAAAAGTGCACCACTTATGCAAACATTGTAAATGCTCAAAATAATATACTATTTTGATCCTTTTCTCGAAAATAAGAGTTCAAATGGGCCCACATGTAGTACTGTGTTTCTTGCAAGTCACTGGGGAAACTGGAAAACAGCAATACCGGGACCCACATTCCAGAATGACATAAGCATAGCCTATGCAAAGTGGAAGGGTGTAATAGTCATGTtgtaaaagtatttataaagtAGCTACAGTGATATTCTTTTCTAACCAATGAGAAGCAAATTTATCAGCCTTTTACCTAACTACCCCCGGGACAGACAGGCATGTTGACGTCGTGCCTGCTTTTATCCCCCTTTATTAGTTAGTATAATTACtggataagaaaataaattgacTCAAAAGAAGTGCCTCTATAAATGACGGTCTTTTTATAATTCAAGGTGGCTAGATGTAactatattttattcattttttcttttaatgcaGGTGGAAGGTGAGATATTAATATGACTTAAGGTAAGGATTGTTCAAATTATATAAAGAAGTTAATCATTAAATGTAAATTGACGAGAGACTTAATACACTCTCGCGTCCGAGATTAGACATTTAAACCTGAATAATATAAGGTGTCTCCAACATCGAGCAAATTAAATATTGaaatgattttgattttaatattatgattaaaaaaaattagatctCACGCCTGGTCCGTTCTAGGAAGTGTTCTTACATATTCTCAATGGTAAACAAAGGGCAAAGTAGTTGCCAAATAAGACTGAGTGCaaagaaatttagaaaatacaGATAAACAAAATTTGGCACATTCGGACCATTTGACTCACTATAGTACTCcatccggaaaaaaaaaatgtccaattaaccccctttttttttttttttttttgggtgaagCAGAGTGTCTAtttatcaaatcaaaaaaatattaatcttattttttcaaatttatccctattaagtgttatatgatcaaatctaaTATCTATTTATTGAGAgacagtttagtcaaattatattttttttttaagaattaatatttttataatgaTGTTCAAATGGCTAaatggacaattttttttatcccgagggagtaatataatattgttagttGTCACGTGTAATTAATTCCCACACTGGCTCAGCTAACCATCTTCCCAATTTAACTACTCCTTTGATTAACAATTTTCTTCTCATCAGTCATTCTTGATTTctattttggttcttttttgAGATCCCCATGGACTACATTGGGTTAAACTCAGAATCCCCATATGTTCTTCTTCTTAAAGCTGTTTTCTTGATACCCATTTCTCATTATTTGTTGGGATTTCTATTTTTACTCTTTGTATTTCTTTATAATTTCGTGGAGTTTTACTTCATTCAAGAATTATTCACTGGATTTAGGGGAAAGCCTGTGTCTTTGACCTTTAATTCTTGCTGTGACCTGTATGAAGAGGTTGTTTCCAAGTGTAAAATTCTGCATGGCAGGTAAAATTCTATAAGGggatgaagaaaaatgaaatcttGATATAGTTCTCTTCATTCTTGATCATTTTGGAATATTGTCATGCTGATTCATTTTTAATCAGTCAAATTGGCAAATTTGTATCAGGTGGATTGTAAGTCTAAATCATATACTAGTGCATATTTGTATTAGGTGAATTGTAAGTCTAAATCATGTActagtgcttttttttttttttttgagcaacTACTTGGTGGTTTATAGGATCAATGAATTCTATCTTACTTATCAGGATAAGTGTTAATATCTTTTAGACAAAACATGCTTGAACATATGTTGTTAAAATTTGAGTAGTAACCTGGAGATTTGAACTGAGTTTGTGTTGAACATAAAAACTATGGTTTCTTTTGGCTTTGTTTCAGCAATTAagttttctctttttgcccCCCTATTGGTTAATGCAGGTTTTCTTCTACTCCATGGCTTTGTAGTCCCCATCTTCAGACTGTTTTTCTGCAGTTCTTTGGAAGGGCGCCTGTTTTCAATTATCAAAGGTGACAATTTACAGACTTCTGCAGTTTCGCCTTTTTCTTAGCTTTATTCACCTTCAATATATTCTCCTAGCTCAGGGTGTAGCAGTTgttatttctccttttttttttttttttttagaattttttttaatagaaagaGTTTGGTCATTTGAACTTCTATCATTTATAGTAATCAATTTGGCAGCATGCTTTTCACTATATGTCAATCGAGAATATTGTATTATCAGTCAAGTTATTGATAATGGAGTCATTGGTCCCACATTTTAGTTGTTTCATTTTCCGGATGATTAAATTTTGTCTCCCTTTTCTGTTGGGGTAATATTTTAGCTTTAGTCATCACTTACCACCTGAACTGTTTTGAGTAAGGTTTCACGTGATAGTTTTACTCTTCAGTTAGGACTTCAAAATGGTAATCAGttgatattgttttttttttttttttgacaatgatAACATATCAGTTGATATTGTGAAAAGAGAATGTATTCTGATACCTATATATCTTTTACATAGTGAAGAACTGAATTTTGGTTACTGATGCATTTTTTGCCTCCAGACAGATATTTAAAACATCTGATGGTGGGACAATAGCTCTGGATTGGCTACGGAATGTGGATGGTAAAGTACATTTATATCTGTATCTATTCGTTCGTCATGGGTAATAATGATAAAACAACCTTTTATTTTAAGCTTATAAACCTCTAAACAAAAGCAAATAAAGAACtggaatatatatcaaatgtaGTTTTTGCTAATTTCAATTAAGATTGACGGACCTTATGGAGTTGCGTGGTAGATGTGTTGCTCTGGTGATGGAGAACTTCCCAATTATGTTAGCTAACCAGTTCTAAAGGGtataaatttaagaaaacttGCCACATAGTTGTAGTAGTTCATCTCGAAGATGAAGGATTAGTTAAACAGATTACCCAACTTTAAATTGTATAAGATTGATTTAAGGAGGACAgactaataatttttttgttttccgaGGAGAAAATTCAGGGGAAAAAAGAAGATGGTATTATATTCTACTTTGTCCATTAGTTTTTTTGAAACAAATAGTCATCAAAAATGTTTTAGAAGTAAGACAAAAAATGCTCAAAAAAGTAGAAATAAAAAGGTAATGGAAGGACCTCTCTTCCGCCTCTATCTTTTAGGATGTGGAACCTTTTGAATTGTTAGAATGAGCCATAAAAGATTGAACTCCTATTTTTTTGGTGCGTTTGAACGGAAAGAAATATAAGGGTGTCGGAAGTAATCAGTGTGGTTCTAAATAGATTCATTTCTCCGTTTTTCCTCATTGTTAGAGCTTATTCCCATCATTCTATCAAAAAGTGGTTTTTCACGCTTAGGTAACTCAGCTTTCTATGTTTTTTTCCCCAGTCATCCTTGTGCTTTGAGTTAGCTTATTCAAGCACTTTATCAAGCCTATATCATAAATGACTTCATTGTATTAAGTAAATTCggatataatgaaaataatatcataaatgatTTGATTGACAAATGTCTACTTGTTAGCTTGTTGAAGTAGTTATATTTAAGGGTGGATTTGTTATTTTATTGCTGGTTGCCTTTTTATAGCACCCGATATTTATTCTGATATATATCTGCTAAATATGCAAGCTACTAGTTGTAAAATCGTTTGCTTTAACAAGTACTTATCTTAAGTTACAAGCTTATACCAGACCAAGTGAGCATTTTTGCACAACTAGATGAATGTTCTGGTTCCTGACTATCCCCTGTTGCTTTATATATGCTATCTAGAGGAGTAAATTGACGCCAGTTTCTgctttttaatttgttagttaAAAAATCATCCATCGAAGGTTTTGATGGAGTTCAGGGTGATGATAAAACTCCCATCATTTTGGTGATTCCTGGTTTAACGAGTGATTCTGAATCTGCTGTAAGCTTTCTTCCACTCTTTTTGTATTGCCCTCCGAAATTGTGTTTTCTGCTTGTTTTTGTCTCTTTCTCTCGtcgagaatttttttttgttctaaaataattCTTTGTTTCCTTGAGTTATTGTTCCTCTTCCTTCTCTTGTGTAAACATTGTTCTTCTCTTTTCTGTCTCTTATCATTTCCTCTGGATACTGGTATTGGTTGAGCTCTATTATATGaatactttttttctttgttgagaAAGAGCTCTATTACATGATTACTTGAGATTATGTGCTTTCGTATGGCAAATATTTGCTTTAACTCTGCTTCAATTTAACAGTACATAAAGCATCTTGCTTTCAAGATGGCTAAATCTGGATGGAATGTCGTTGTGAGCAATCATCGGGGTCTCGGAGGAGTGTCAATAACTGTGAGTACTGCTTCCTTGGGGAAGAATTTATTCTCTTCCAGTTTAGTTGCtttttataagagaaaatatgATCTAGATTTCCTTCAGTTGAGCTGTCTTTGAGAGGAGGGATGCTGTTGCATCAGCTTGGTATTCTGTGCATTAATACTTTTGCAGATTTCTGCATAAGTAACAGGTCAAAGAGTAAATGAAGGCGATACATACTTGGCTTAGTATCTCATATCTTGGTTAAATTGAATATCACCGCAGTAATTGTGTATTCAGATGGGATCATCAGTAATAACAATTATACTTGCTCCCTGGTCAAAGTGACACTTATGAATGAAGTTTCCTGTAGGTGGATTTTATACTTTGCTCGAGGAAGCTGCTTAATTTTTGGTTGAGTCATCTCTAAGGAAATACTGTAGTCCTCTATATGCTCCCGTAGAGTGGTCATTCTTGAAAGATTCAGTCTTTAGGGTTTTCCATTCTTCCATGATTCTGTTACTAGATTGCATTTTTTGCAGCATGGCTAGAAGCTGTCCCTGATGAAATTTAGGAAATTGAGAAATTCTTTGATGGTATATGGTGCCTCTCATTTCTGTAGTTTCTTATTGCTCCTCTTGAAATCTATGGCTCCTCTTGAAATCTATGCCtgtattttttttcctcaatgTAAAATGAATAGGGGAGCCTTGacgtaactggtaaagttgttgCCATGTGAGCAGGCTCACaggttcgagccgtggaaacaacctcttgcagaaatgcagggtaaggctgcgtacaatagactcTTGTGGTCCGGTCCTTCCCCGGACCCAGCGCATAGCAGGAGCTTAGTGCACTGGGCTGGCCTGTAATGTAATATGAATAGGACTTGTGAAAGTTTAGCATTTACTTTCATGCAGTAGTCTAAGGTGCATAACTTTGCTAGTAATATGTTTACtgtattataaatatatagtgTATACACTATTGACCAATGAAAGTTAAAAATTCATGATACCTTGATGGCAGTCTGATTGCCTCTATCATGCTGGATGGACGGAGGACGTCCGCGAAGTCATTGACCACCTCCACAGCCAATACCATCAAGCTCCTTTATTTGCTGTTGGCACCAGCATTGGTGCTAATGTTCTGGTACACAATGACATACTTTgttattgaatattttgttaGCTTTACTAATATGAGCACAAAATTGTGCATCACTACAGTGCTAaatattctttatggttacctgaAAACTGAAACTAAATTTGAAAGATAAGGGAAGAGAATTCTTCATAGGTTCTTACAGTAGATATTTTCAGAGAAGTTATTGTTGTCAGAAAGGTTCATCTACATGCACAGACAACATGTACACAAGCATATGCTAACTGTCTAAATGGCTATCGTAATGCTTTAGTTATCAGTTCTTCAAAGTTATATAGTAATTCCCTAGTGTATTGCAACATTTTGAccgttacaattttttttttccttatttagtcCCTCCATTCTGTCTCagtttatgtgacactctttcctttttagtcagtcccaaaagaatgacacctttctatatttagtaacaatttaactttaaacttcccattttacaatcacacaaatatctatgacttatttagaccacaagtttcaaaagtcttcctttcattGTTAAACACCGTGCCcggtcaaacaccttcacataaattgggacggagggaatatcAAAGTTACATCTAAACAAGATTTTTCTAAGTTTACTAGTTGGTCCATCTGCTTTAGTTTGATATATTACAACCCTTATGCATATATCGATGTGCTAATGATTCAATTTCAAAGGGTTTAAGTAAATGTGCATTCCtattctaaattttgagcatccAATAAGTTCAGGTATATGCAATATGGCAGCTGCTCTGTACTAAGCCAAGAACTATTTTATTGACAATGTTAATAATTTCCAGGTAAAATATCTTGGTGAGGAAGGAGTTAATACTGCGATTGTTGGGGCAGTTGCAATCTGTTCTCCTTGGGATCTTTTGGTTAGTAACTAGACTAATTAACATGCATGCTTTGACTTTTTAAGGTATTCATGGATTGCCAACTTCTTTGGTTTCATACATGTCATTCTTTATCTGGTATATCTTTCTGCTAAGTTGGATTCTATTGTAcaccctccatcccaatttatgtgacactctttaCTTTTTGGTTAGTCACAAAAaggacacctttctatatttagtaacaatttaactttaaacttcccattttacccttagtgagatgatttataaccacacaaatatctatggcttattttggaccacaagtttcaaaagtcttcctttcatttttaaatTCGGTGCCcggtcaaacaccttcacataaattgggacggagggtgTATTACATTTTGTTCATCTCTTGGGTTAAGGGTTGTTTTGGATGGTGATCTGTTGGATTATCACAGTCTGGAATGAGTTTGTCTAGTCTGAAACAATTCAGTGATGGTGCTACATGAAGATAGTGATGGTGGCAATGTAGTTTAATTTAAGTCAAATTAGTCATTTCGTGAGTTGATTCTGTACCATAAGGACCTATGCTCATTTTTCTTGAGAAGGTTTATctgtctttgtttttttttttttcttcttcagatTGGTGACAGGTTTATTAAGCGCAGGCTTGTGCAGAGATCCTATGACAGAGCTTTAGGAATCGGATTAAAAGATTATGTCGAGCTGTAAGTAATGGCTTTGCTCTTAGCTGTGATGGCATTAATCCTAAACTAATTCTATGTCAAAACTAGTGTACTTCTATATGTGTTGGCATTCATTCAGGTGTCCTAATTCTTTTGTGTGGTGACATCCGAGTTTTGCAGGCATCGGACTATTTTGCCTCGTCTAACAGATTGGGAATCCATTGCTAAGGTCATCTATTTCTCTTATTGATTTCTTCTCAGTGCCTTAACTTCTCTGGCAGTCACTTAAATCAATCAACCAACTAAGCCTCAATTCCAAACCAGTTTTGGTTATATGTATCTTCTATATCCATTCCGCTCTCAGGCTGGTTCATTCATGAAACCCCTTGCCATTTAAAACTAAACCCGGTGCAGATATAGCACGTTCCGGGAGGAGCACGTCTTAGAAAATTCAATGTTCAGAGCATTTATGATTTATTCACTATTTAACTGATCAAAAAATGATATTACGACTATTTATATGCTGGGACCAGCTATGTAGAACTAGCATATGTGGAGTTCCCTAATTAAAACATATTGTATTAATTTCTGAGGTTTCTAGCAGGCACCCAAACTATAGGTGTTCCTGTAAAGCAGGTTATGGAGACTCTAGTTGATAAAGGGGCTTACTGCTGACTTACCATAGAATGGTGGGTCAGTTGGGGGAATACTAACATGTGAGTAACATGCTATAGAAGTGCTTGAACAAAGTGATTATTTTAGTGCCAAGAAAGTATGACAAAGATAAAATATAAAGTCCGAAATGGGCGTATGTATATGGGCACCTATCCATTTAGTTTCGGGTGTTCCTCTTGGGATGAGACTTCTATTACATAGAAtacatgaaagaaaaatattagtAGGGGAAAGAAACCTTTGATGCTCTTTGAACTTTTAGCACCATTGCAGTATCAAGAAGCTAATGAAGCACAGGCGCTCTCAGATAAACGATTAGAGATAATATCCTAATCCTAAGTAACTTCAAGGATGTGGTGCAGTCCTCTTCTTTCAAGGCGTACTAACAACACACTTCTCTAAGTTCTTTGTAAAAGAGTTACTAATTAGTTGATAATTTATGCAACTAACAAGTAGATTAGCtatctttcattcttttgtgtattgCTTATTCTGATGGCTTGTATTTTTTGTTTCTCTTGCAGATACGTTGTATCAGAGATTATGACAAACATGTTGCTTGTGTTCTTGCCAATTTTGAGGTGACACAACTTTGCCTCCTTTTTGAATACGTCTGTCCAATGCCTAATTAATTAATCAGCATTTATTTCCGTTCCCTCTCCCCCAAGACTGTTGATACGTATTACAGGAAAGTTAGCTGTAGCAGTTATGTAGGAAATGTGATGGTTCCCCTCCTCTGCATTAATGCCTTGGATGATCCAGTCTGTTCAAGGGAGACAATTCCATGGGATGAATGTCGGTATGTCATCCTTTGTGCTGCATACTCTCTCCTTTTAGCTCCATTTCAAATTTCTAGATAGGATAAAAGGTCGGTACCAATGTGAAGCAATACTGTTGAAACATTATATGGTTGTACCGGAAAAGGATGTTACTGTACGGTTACGAACTAGGTTTACTACCTTAGACACACTCGGTGTAACATTTGGTGTGTAAAAGGTTCTCCATGAAACTGGGGTGTGTAAAAGGATAATTTAGTGGTAAACTATGCATTAACCCTATTAACTATTAAGTAAAATATGAAAGAATAATTTAATGTCTCAAGCATTTGCTGGAGTCAGCTTTGAGCCAACCATAATGGAAACTGAAGGCACTTGTGCAGAAAACCTTATTTCTGTCCCTTCCGTCCTCTAGGGAGTGTAACTATTTCCGACACTAACTGGGTGTTCAGTAAAGTAATTTGTG encodes:
- the LOC132064549 gene encoding uncharacterized protein LOC132064549 isoform X3 gives rise to the protein MDYIGLNSESPYVLLLKAVFLIPISHYLLGFLFLLFVFLYNFVEFYFIQELFTGFRGKPVSLTFNSCCDLYEEVVSKCKILHGRFSSTPWLCSPHLQTVFLQFFGRAPVFNYQRQIFKTSDGGTIALDWLRNVDVKKSSIEGFDGVQGDDKTPIILVIPGLTSDSESAYIKHLAFKMAKSGWNVVVSNHRGLGGVSITSDCLYHAGWTEDVREVIDHLHSQYHQAPLFAVGTSIGANVLIGDRFIKRRLVQRSYDRALGIGLKDYVELHRTILPRLTDWESIAKIRCIRDYDKHVACVLANFETVDTYYRKVSCSSYVGNVMVPLLCINALDDPVCSRETIPWDECRANKNIVLATTQHGGHLGHLEGMTAKSLWWVRAVDEFFSAFNSSSLIHRKKIQNATVDSPLKSSIDQAPYVNIREDGLVTAFSSEPSGEVGSQQNEQLVEDDKAGGSIRVDNSTVQKEPNATTQSDPVPGPYINAMIAPIKNCLNQLSRRNKISIWVLACVAITTTWPILGSALPLFFRKKLRSIFSASSVKR
- the LOC132064549 gene encoding embryogenesis-associated protein EMB8-like isoform X1, with protein sequence MDYIGLNSESPYVLLLKAVFLIPISHYLLGFLFLLFVFLYNFVEFYFIQELFTGFRGKPVSLTFNSCCDLYEEVVSKCKILHGRFSSTPWLCSPHLQTVFLQFFGRAPVFNYQRQIFKTSDGGTIALDWLRNVDVKKSSIEGFDGVQGDDKTPIILVIPGLTSDSESAYIKHLAFKMAKSGWNVVVSNHRGLGGVSITSDCLYHAGWTEDVREVIDHLHSQYHQAPLFAVGTSIGANVLVKYLGEEGVNTAIVGAVAICSPWDLLIGDRFIKRRLVQRSYDRALGIGLKDYVELHRTILPRLTDWESIAKIRCIRDYDKHVACVLANFETVDTYYRKVSCSSYVGNVMVPLLCINALDDPVCSRETIPWDECRANKNIVLATTQHGGHLGHLEGMTAKSLWWVRAVDEFFSAFNSSSLIHRKKIQNATVDSPLKSSIDQAPYVNIREDGLVTAFSSEPSGEVGSQQNEQLVEDDKAGGSIRVDNSTVQKEPNATTQSDPVPGPYINAMIAPIKNCLNQLSRRNKISIWVLACVAITTTWPILGSALPLFFRKKLRSIFSASSVKR
- the LOC132064549 gene encoding embryogenesis-associated protein EMB8-like isoform X2; this translates as MDYIGLNSESPYVLLLKAVFLIPISHYLLGFLFLLFVFLYNFVEFYFIQELFTGFRGKPVSLTFNSCCDLYEEVVSKCKILHGRFSSTPWLCSPHLQTVFLQFFGRAPVFNYQRQIFKTSDGGTIALDWLRNVDGFDGVQGDDKTPIILVIPGLTSDSESAYIKHLAFKMAKSGWNVVVSNHRGLGGVSITSDCLYHAGWTEDVREVIDHLHSQYHQAPLFAVGTSIGANVLVKYLGEEGVNTAIVGAVAICSPWDLLIGDRFIKRRLVQRSYDRALGIGLKDYVELHRTILPRLTDWESIAKIRCIRDYDKHVACVLANFETVDTYYRKVSCSSYVGNVMVPLLCINALDDPVCSRETIPWDECRANKNIVLATTQHGGHLGHLEGMTAKSLWWVRAVDEFFSAFNSSSLIHRKKIQNATVDSPLKSSIDQAPYVNIREDGLVTAFSSEPSGEVGSQQNEQLVEDDKAGGSIRVDNSTVQKEPNATTQSDPVPGPYINAMIAPIKNCLNQLSRRNKISIWVLACVAITTTWPILGSALPLFFRKKLRSIFSASSVKR